In a genomic window of Gloeocapsopsis dulcis:
- the sfsA gene encoding DNA/RNA nuclease SfsA: MTFYHYPTLYPGVLLKRYKRFFADVQLESGEIVTAHCPNTGPMTGISQPGSTVQVSYSDNPKRSLKYTWEMILVNDNEPTWVGVNTSLPNRIIKLALEQKLFPELGSYNNIRFEVPYGADKKSRVDFVLDGDRTTYIEVKSTTWVHGRIALFPDTETTRGQKHLRELTALLSENDAVMLYFINRGDCTAFAPGDSADPIYGQLLRAAISLGLKVLPCRFEITPEGIQYLGLAELKV; this comes from the coding sequence ATGACGTTTTACCACTACCCAACTTTGTATCCTGGTGTTCTCCTGAAACGCTACAAGCGATTCTTTGCTGATGTGCAGTTAGAGTCTGGAGAAATTGTTACAGCACATTGCCCGAATACAGGACCAATGACGGGGATTAGTCAACCTGGTAGTACTGTGCAGGTGTCTTATAGTGATAACCCGAAGCGATCGCTCAAGTACACCTGGGAAATGATTTTGGTGAATGATAATGAGCCAACTTGGGTAGGTGTCAATACAAGTTTACCTAATCGGATTATCAAACTGGCGTTAGAACAAAAGCTGTTTCCTGAGTTGGGAAGTTATAACAATATTCGCTTTGAAGTTCCCTATGGTGCAGATAAGAAAAGTCGAGTAGATTTTGTTTTGGATGGCGATCGCACGACATACATCGAAGTTAAAAGCACAACTTGGGTACACGGGAGAATAGCATTATTTCCTGATACTGAAACAACACGCGGACAAAAACATTTACGCGAACTTACCGCACTGTTATCAGAAAATGATGCCGTGATGTTGTACTTTATTAATCGCGGTGATTGTACCGCGTTTGCCCCTGGAGATAGTGCCGATCCCATCTATGGTCAATTATTACGGGCGGCGATCTCACTTGGACTAAAAGTATTACCCTGTCGCTTTGAAATTACTCCTGAAGGTATTCAGTATTTAGGGCTAGCAGAATTAAAAGTTTAG
- a CDS encoding cupin, with protein sequence MSSVRDVEIRPLSAIKGGMTEFYTPQSSHETMLVQIPPQIIDDLFVHKTQTDQLLVVKGSFVLVVLVNRRYQYIPLSDRKPTVVKIPPGVLHGAINLSSEPCVLVNAVLRHRPSIEKDYKPHHPPFPYDIEKAKAVLKFDAQVDRAIA encoded by the coding sequence ATGAGTTCGGTCAGGGATGTAGAGATTCGTCCGTTATCAGCAATAAAGGGGGGTATGACGGAGTTTTATACCCCTCAATCAAGCCATGAAACAATGCTGGTGCAAATTCCCCCACAAATAATTGACGATCTCTTTGTGCACAAAACACAAACTGACCAGCTATTAGTTGTTAAAGGTAGTTTTGTGTTGGTGGTGTTGGTAAATCGCCGTTATCAATACATACCTTTGAGCGATCGCAAACCTACAGTAGTCAAGATTCCCCCAGGAGTATTACATGGGGCGATAAATTTGTCTTCTGAACCTTGTGTATTAGTTAACGCGGTGCTGCGTCATCGTCCAAGTATCGAAAAAGATTACAAACCTCACCACCCACCATTTCCGTATGATATAGAGAAGGCAAAGGCGGTTTTGAAATTTGATGCCCAAGTAGATAGGGCAATCGCGTAA
- a CDS encoding serine/threonine protein kinase, whose amino-acid sequence MLQCRQILQGRYQLQEKLRNSRSKQTWLAVDCTQPTTLVIVKLLFFSDVTEWEELKLFERQAQVLKEISHPQIPQYRDAFWLEARSPAYVLVQEYIPGVSLQQWHQQRLSESQIRQIAAQVLYILAYLHELHPPVIHRDIKPSNLIWGDDEKVYLVDFGAVQNCDALGATFTVVGTCGYTPLEQFGGKAVPASDLYALGATLIHLLTGTPPAELPQHNLHFQFAELVNCSPALFSWLQKITEPAPEKRFTSARQALAALESGIVINTAAVVNNSGTGGLFDASISVPEEIQNWNWGAFLLAPFWLVSNRVWIGLLSWFPIFGFWMAIALGAKGNEWAWKSRRWQSIEHFQQHQKRWAIAGIVSGIAVNLVFWHLGMLFLVSIFL is encoded by the coding sequence ATGCTGCAATGCAGACAAATTTTACAGGGGCGTTACCAACTTCAAGAAAAACTTAGGAATTCCCGAAGCAAGCAAACTTGGCTAGCAGTAGATTGCACGCAACCAACAACACTTGTGATTGTGAAACTACTATTTTTTAGTGACGTAACAGAATGGGAAGAATTAAAACTATTTGAACGGCAAGCACAAGTCTTAAAGGAGATAAGTCATCCCCAAATTCCCCAATATCGGGACGCATTTTGGCTAGAAGCGCGATCGCCTGCTTATGTTTTGGTTCAAGAGTATATCCCTGGTGTATCCCTGCAGCAATGGCATCAACAACGCTTGAGTGAATCGCAAATTCGTCAAATTGCTGCACAAGTATTATACATCCTCGCATATCTCCACGAGTTGCATCCACCAGTTATCCATCGCGATATCAAACCGAGTAATTTAATTTGGGGTGACGATGAGAAAGTGTATTTAGTTGACTTTGGTGCAGTTCAAAACTGTGATGCACTTGGTGCAACATTTACAGTCGTTGGCACTTGTGGATATACACCATTAGAACAATTTGGTGGTAAAGCTGTTCCTGCATCTGATCTTTATGCTTTGGGTGCAACTTTAATTCATCTACTGACTGGTACTCCACCCGCAGAATTACCGCAACACAACTTACATTTTCAATTTGCTGAATTGGTAAATTGTAGCCCTGCTTTATTTAGCTGGTTGCAGAAAATCACAGAACCAGCGCCAGAAAAGCGATTCACTTCTGCACGTCAGGCTTTAGCTGCATTGGAATCGGGGATTGTGATTAACACTGCAGCTGTAGTTAATAACTCTGGCACGGGGGGTTTATTCGATGCATCAATCAGTGTACCGGAAGAAATTCAAAATTGGAACTGGGGTGCATTTTTGCTGGCACCCTTTTGGTTAGTTTCAAATCGCGTGTGGATTGGTCTGTTGTCGTGGTTTCCGATATTTGGGTTTTGGATGGCGATCGCACTTGGTGCCAAAGGTAATGAATGGGCGTGGAAAAGTCGCCGTTGGCAAAGTATTGAACACTTTCAGCAGCATCAAAAACGCTGGGCGATCGCAGGTATTGTTTCAGGTATTGCCGTTAACCTTGTGTTCTGGCATTTAGGTATGTTGTTTCTAGTTTCCATTTTTCTCTAA
- a CDS encoding SDR family oxidoreductase encodes MATYLVTGANRGIGYEYCRQLQQRGDSVIAVCRTATDELKALGVRLEEGIDITSDASVADLHKRLGETEIDVLINNAGIIKRVTLEHLDFDSIREQFEVNALGALRITQVLLPHLKSGAKAVMMTSRMGSIADNTSGSSYGYRMSKVALSMASKSLSHDLKPLGIAVVILHPGLVQTRMTNFTANGITPEVSVQGLLARIDELTLENTGTFWHSNGEVLPW; translated from the coding sequence ATGGCAACATACTTAGTGACAGGGGCAAATCGCGGTATTGGTTATGAATACTGCCGTCAACTTCAGCAGCGTGGGGATAGTGTAATTGCGGTTTGTCGAACTGCAACGGATGAGTTGAAGGCGTTGGGAGTTCGCTTAGAAGAGGGTATTGACATTACCTCTGATGCTTCAGTTGCAGATCTACACAAGCGGCTTGGAGAAACCGAAATTGATGTCTTAATTAACAATGCTGGCATTATTAAGCGCGTTACGTTAGAACATCTCGACTTTGATAGTATCCGAGAACAGTTTGAGGTCAATGCGCTTGGTGCGTTACGGATAACTCAAGTGTTGCTTCCTCACCTGAAATCAGGTGCAAAGGCTGTAATGATGACAAGCCGAATGGGTTCAATTGCAGATAATACTTCTGGTAGTTCTTATGGCTATCGGATGTCAAAGGTAGCATTATCAATGGCAAGCAAATCACTTTCTCATGACCTCAAACCATTAGGTATTGCTGTTGTTATTTTACACCCAGGCTTAGTGCAAACTCGAATGACGAATTTTACAGCCAACGGCATTACACCGGAAGTATCAGTACAAGGATTGTTAGCTCGAATTGATGAGCTAACGTTGGAAAATACAGGAACTTTTTGGCATAGCAACGGTGAGGTATTACCTTGGTAG
- the arfB gene encoding alternative ribosome rescue aminoacyl-tRNA hydrolase ArfB, with amino-acid sequence MLQVSKTVTIPASEIEVSAVRSQGAGGQNVNKVATAIHLRFDIKASSLPDIYKERLLKLSDQRITKDGVIVIKSQEHRSQEQNREEALKRLQVLIQSAVVVPKKRKPTKPSLRSQQRRLDSKSRRARIKANRSKVVE; translated from the coding sequence ATGCTACAAGTTTCTAAAACAGTTACTATTCCTGCTAGCGAAATAGAAGTGAGTGCAGTTCGTTCTCAAGGGGCGGGCGGTCAAAATGTGAATAAGGTGGCGACAGCAATTCATCTGCGTTTTGACATTAAAGCTTCCTCATTACCTGACATCTATAAAGAACGACTATTGAAACTAAGTGACCAACGCATTACGAAAGACGGAGTGATTGTTATTAAATCACAGGAACACCGCAGCCAAGAACAAAACCGTGAGGAAGCACTGAAACGCTTGCAAGTTTTGATTCAAAGTGCTGTCGTTGTACCCAAGAAGCGCAAGCCTACTAAACCGTCGCTTCGCTCCCAGCAAAGGCGGCTGGATAGTAAAAGCAGAAGAGCGCGGATCAAAGCAAATAGAAGTAAGGTGGTTGAATGA
- a CDS encoding branched-chain amino acid ABC transporter permease, whose product MFENLSGWVGYLIFLIISTAVFALFSLGLNLQWGFTGLINFGHVAFMTVGAYTTVLLTLHGVPLIIAALAGAAAAAVLGLIIGISTLRLRQDYLAIVTIGVSELLRLVVNNQDLPTGSGFTPGSFGVQGYPLPLTSFDPTLLTRLGMIGLLTLVVGVSYWRLWKWVGKGRGSAFVQKKLKEKEFSVSRILLGILAAGLILVLYLAGAIALYNYTRYATAGLMLISVLILALVFWRLEVLVRSPWGRVLKAIREDEDVATALGKNVFWYKLQALMLGGAIAGVSGALLAWQLTTIYPDNFQPQITFDAWTMVILGGAGNNVGTLLGAVIYWAYDAITRFALPAIFPLDEARLGAFRIMVIGLILMLLMLWRPQGILGKKEELTLGK is encoded by the coding sequence ATGTTCGAGAATTTATCAGGTTGGGTTGGTTATCTGATTTTCTTAATCATCTCGACAGCTGTTTTTGCTTTATTTAGTTTAGGCTTAAATTTGCAGTGGGGATTTACTGGGCTGATTAACTTCGGTCATGTTGCATTCATGACAGTGGGTGCTTATACAACCGTTTTGTTGACCTTGCACGGTGTTCCTCTAATTATAGCTGCACTTGCTGGGGCAGCTGCCGCCGCAGTATTAGGCTTGATTATTGGTATATCTACACTGCGCTTGCGCCAAGATTACCTCGCGATTGTCACAATTGGTGTATCTGAATTACTGCGATTAGTTGTTAACAATCAAGATTTACCTACAGGAAGTGGTTTTACACCAGGTTCGTTTGGCGTACAAGGCTATCCTTTACCACTGACAAGTTTTGACCCGACTTTACTGACAAGATTGGGCATGATTGGGCTGCTGACGTTGGTTGTCGGCGTGAGTTATTGGCGTTTGTGGAAGTGGGTAGGAAAGGGGCGAGGGAGTGCCTTTGTACAGAAGAAGTTGAAAGAAAAAGAATTTTCTGTTTCGCGCATCTTGTTAGGAATTTTAGCGGCGGGATTGATTTTGGTGTTGTATCTTGCGGGTGCGATCGCGCTGTATAACTACACGAGATATGCAACTGCTGGGTTGATGCTAATATCGGTTTTGATTTTAGCGTTGGTGTTTTGGCGGCTAGAAGTGTTGGTGCGATCGCCTTGGGGAAGAGTATTAAAAGCAATTCGGGAAGATGAAGATGTCGCGACAGCATTGGGAAAAAACGTATTTTGGTATAAGTTGCAAGCATTGATGTTGGGAGGTGCGATCGCCGGAGTTTCGGGTGCATTATTAGCATGGCAATTAACAACGATTTACCCAGATAACTTTCAACCGCAGATTACCTTTGATGCTTGGACAATGGTTATTTTGGGTGGTGCGGGAAACAATGTTGGCACCTTACTCGGTGCGGTAATTTACTGGGCGTATGATGCAATTACGCGTTTTGCTTTACCCGCAATTTTTCCCCTAGATGAAGCGCGCTTAGGTGCATTTCGGATTATGGTGATTGGTTTAATTTTGATGTTGCTGATGCTGTGGCGTCCGCAAGGGATTCTGGGTAAGAAGGAGGAACTGACGCTTGGTAAGTAA
- a CDS encoding ABC transporter ATP-binding protein produces the protein MVSNSQIQTPLLAASGLVKSFGGIKAVDNAEITVAPGSITGLIGPNGAGKTTLFNLLSNFIRSDKGRVIFDGEPIQELQSHKIAQQGMVRTFQVARTLSRLSVMENMLLAAQKQIGENFWQVQLQPYLIKKQERQLQQQAMLLLESVGLAHMAYEYAGALSGGQRKLLEMARALMTQPKLILLDEPAAGVNPTLINQICDRIQTWNREGMTFLIIEHNMDVIMSLCDRVWVLAEGRNLAVGTPSEIQSNPQVLAAYLGQ, from the coding sequence TTGGTAAGTAATTCTCAGATACAAACACCATTATTAGCAGCGAGTGGTTTAGTCAAAAGCTTTGGTGGTATCAAGGCAGTTGATAATGCCGAGATTACTGTAGCACCAGGTAGTATTACAGGTTTAATTGGTCCGAATGGTGCAGGGAAAACCACATTATTTAACTTACTATCTAACTTTATTCGCTCAGATAAAGGTCGCGTGATTTTTGATGGCGAACCGATTCAAGAATTACAATCGCACAAAATTGCTCAACAAGGAATGGTACGCACATTTCAGGTAGCCCGAACGCTATCGCGACTCTCGGTGATGGAAAATATGCTGCTAGCGGCACAAAAACAAATTGGGGAAAACTTTTGGCAAGTACAGTTACAACCTTACCTGATTAAGAAACAAGAGCGTCAACTGCAACAACAAGCAATGTTGCTTTTAGAATCTGTTGGGTTAGCGCATATGGCATATGAGTATGCAGGGGCACTATCAGGGGGACAACGTAAGTTACTGGAAATGGCACGGGCGTTGATGACACAACCCAAGTTGATTTTACTCGATGAACCTGCGGCGGGGGTCAATCCTACGTTGATTAATCAGATCTGCGATCGCATTCAAACTTGGAACCGTGAGGGAATGACATTTCTCATTATCGAACACAATATGGATGTCATTATGTCATTGTGCGATCGCGTTTGGGTACTTGCTGAAGGTCGCAATCTTGCGGTTGGCACTCCCAGTGAAATTCAAAGTAATCCACAAGTTTTAGCTGCGTATTTAGGTCAATGA
- a CDS encoding glucose-6-phosphate isomerase translates to MNAATLWQRYQDWLYYHEGLGFYLDVSRISFDDAFVAQLQPKFEKAFQDMAALEGGAIANPDEDRMVGHYWLRNPDLAPTPEIKQDITQTIEQIETFTKKILSGAIHPPQAPRFTDILSIGIGGSALGPQFVADALAPDFPPLGIHFIDNSDPAGIDRVLTRLRNRLSSTLVIVISKSGGTPEPRNGMLEVKRVYAGQNLDFSHYAIAITTPDSKLDQLAKSEKWLATFPMFDWVGGRTSEMSSVGLLPAALQGIDIQTMLAGAKEMDDATRVPDLKKNPAALLALSWYYAGNGRGEKDMVILPYKDSLLLFSRYLQQLVMESLGKEKDLDGNVVNQGIAVYGNKGSTDQHAYVQQLREGVPNFFATFIEVLEDRQYGSPELEPGTTSGDYLSGFLQGTRQALYDNHRDSITVTIPQVNPRTVGALIALYDRAVGLYGSLVNVNAYHQPGVEAGKTAAAAVLDLQKRILQVLEDESRSLSIAQLAEKAQATDQIETIYKILRHLYANKRGVILNGNVGDPSSLTVMSN, encoded by the coding sequence ATGAACGCTGCAACACTGTGGCAACGTTACCAAGACTGGCTTTATTACCACGAAGGTTTGGGATTCTATTTAGACGTCAGTCGCATAAGCTTTGATGATGCTTTTGTAGCGCAATTGCAACCCAAGTTTGAAAAAGCGTTTCAAGATATGGCGGCTTTAGAGGGTGGCGCGATCGCTAATCCTGATGAAGACCGCATGGTAGGTCATTATTGGTTGCGTAATCCCGATCTTGCCCCAACCCCAGAAATCAAACAAGACATTACGCAAACGATTGAACAAATCGAAACTTTTACCAAAAAAATCCTGAGTGGGGCAATTCACCCACCACAAGCCCCACGATTTACCGACATTCTCTCAATTGGTATTGGTGGTTCAGCTTTAGGACCACAATTTGTTGCTGATGCCCTCGCTCCAGATTTCCCACCACTGGGAATTCATTTTATCGACAACTCTGATCCTGCGGGAATTGACCGCGTTCTAACACGCTTGCGTAACCGCCTATCAAGCACATTGGTCATTGTGATTTCTAAATCAGGTGGGACACCGGAACCCCGTAATGGCATGCTCGAAGTTAAAAGAGTTTATGCAGGGCAGAATTTAGACTTTTCCCACTATGCGATCGCCATTACAACTCCCGATAGCAAACTAGACCAACTTGCGAAATCTGAAAAATGGCTAGCAACCTTTCCCATGTTCGACTGGGTAGGCGGACGTACCTCGGAAATGTCGTCTGTTGGCTTGCTACCTGCCGCTTTACAGGGTATCGATATTCAGACGATGCTGGCTGGAGCTAAGGAAATGGATGATGCGACTCGCGTACCCGATCTTAAAAAGAATCCAGCGGCTTTACTTGCATTGAGTTGGTACTATGCTGGTAACGGACGCGGTGAAAAAGACATGGTGATCCTACCTTACAAAGATAGCTTACTATTATTTAGCCGTTACTTACAACAGTTAGTGATGGAATCGCTGGGTAAGGAAAAAGACTTAGATGGCAACGTTGTCAATCAAGGAATTGCAGTTTATGGCAACAAGGGATCAACCGATCAACACGCCTATGTGCAGCAGTTACGCGAAGGTGTGCCCAATTTCTTTGCCACCTTTATTGAAGTTTTGGAAGATCGTCAATATGGTTCACCTGAATTGGAACCAGGAACAACCTCTGGTGATTACCTATCAGGATTTCTGCAAGGAACACGCCAAGCCTTGTATGATAACCACCGCGATTCGATTACAGTAACGATACCGCAAGTCAATCCACGCACAGTAGGGGCACTTATTGCCCTTTATGATCGCGCTGTTGGTTTATATGGTTCTCTAGTTAATGTCAATGCTTATCATCAACCAGGCGTTGAAGCTGGCAAAACTGCTGCAGCAGCAGTTTTGGATTTACAAAAACGTATTTTACAAGTTCTCGAAGACGAAAGTCGTTCGCTCTCAATCGCGCAACTTGCAGAGAAAGCCCAAGCAACTGACCAAATCGAGACAATTTACAAAATCCTGCGCCATCTTTATGCTAATAAACGCGGCGTCATTTTAAATGGTAATGTCGGCGATCCCAGTAGTTTAACTGTGATGAGCAATTAG